In the genome of Taurinivorans muris, one region contains:
- the csm2 gene encoding type III-A CRISPR-associated protein Csm2, with protein MADFGVEKAAEDLANDFVNEKITSAQLRKFYNEFKGLERKYQTKMLAKTSDTISKDDILNSILPQIKIMKAKVSYAKSRKVVPQVFEDWLKKSVDDINSAKEFEAFLLHFEAIVGYAYGTGKLKD; from the coding sequence ATGGCTGATTTTGGAGTAGAAAAAGCTGCGGAAGATTTGGCAAATGACTTTGTCAATGAAAAAATCACTTCCGCTCAGCTTCGTAAATTTTATAATGAATTTAAGGGGTTGGAAAGAAAATATCAAACGAAGATGCTCGCAAAAACATCTGATACTATTTCTAAGGATGATATATTGAATAGTATATTACCACAAATTAAAATAATGAAAGCAAAAGTTAGTTATGCTAAAAGCAGAAAAGTTGTTCCGCAAGTTTTTGAGGATTGGCTGAAAAAGTCTGTTGATGATATTAATTCTGCAAAGGAATTTGAAGCATTTCTTTTGCATTTTGAAGCCATTGTCGGTTATGCTTATGGTACTGGCAAATTGAAAGATTAA
- the csm3 gene encoding type III-A CRISPR-associated RAMP protein Csm3 encodes MKLNTIVTLKGVICLKTGLHIGAGKDNIEIGGLDLPIMKNPRTKAPYIPGSSIKGKMRSMLEVTGLAGIEGTKPIVSIKGEPCGCGECLVCDLFGTHAAATELQNKKPTRLLVRDAVLTEDFQKKFENDELPMEIKYENIINRISGTAEHPRPVERVPAGVKFEFELAIKVFEGDNEEKFKEVVSKGLKLIELDGLGGHTSRGSGQVKFENLTFNGETFNLDHVTF; translated from the coding sequence ATGAAATTAAATACGATAGTTACATTAAAAGGTGTTATTTGTCTTAAAACCGGTTTACACATTGGGGCAGGTAAAGATAATATTGAAATCGGCGGGCTTGATTTGCCTATAATGAAAAATCCACGAACAAAAGCTCCCTATATTCCTGGATCTTCCATAAAGGGAAAAATGCGCTCCATGCTTGAAGTAACGGGTCTTGCGGGCATAGAAGGAACAAAACCAATCGTTTCCATAAAAGGTGAACCTTGTGGTTGTGGTGAATGTTTAGTTTGTGACTTATTTGGTACCCATGCTGCGGCAACAGAATTGCAAAACAAAAAGCCTACCCGTTTATTGGTGCGTGATGCGGTTCTCACAGAGGATTTTCAGAAAAAATTTGAAAATGATGAACTTCCTATGGAAATTAAATATGAAAATATTATCAACCGTATTTCCGGTACTGCTGAACATCCCCGCCCGGTTGAACGTGTGCCTGCCGGCGTAAAATTTGAGTTTGAACTTGCGATAAAAGTTTTTGAAGGGGATAACGAAGAAAAATTTAAAGAAGTTGTCAGTAAGGGGTTAAAGTTAATTGAACTTGACGGACTTGGCGGACACACCTCAAGAGGAAGCGGACAAGTTAAATTTGAAAATCTGACTTTTAACGGAGAAACCTTTAATTTAGACCATGTAACATTTTAA